From a single Thermothielavioides terrestris NRRL 8126 chromosome 3, complete sequence genomic region:
- a CDS encoding carbohydrate esterase family 5 protein (CAZy_ID 269815) — protein sequence MWPTPKVAFLLLWAHALLVKGSPLAADAEVLGKRACPDIHVFGARETTAPPGYGTAGTVVNLILQAYPGATAEAINYPACGGQASCGGVQYGDSARQGTAAVATAVNNFYQQCPTTQLVLVGYSQGAQIMDNAVCGGPDNGAGITTTASPISAGALAQIKAVIEMGSPRFVAGLPYDVGTCTAQGFDARPSGYVCGGNQGSKIQSYCDSTDPYCCTGNDANSHQQYANKYGQQALAFIESKLGSSSSGGSGGSTGGSGGSTGGSCSALWGQCGGQGWTGPTCCSQGTCKAQNQWYSQCLN from the exons ATGTGGCCGACTCCCAAGGTTgccttccttcttctttggGCGCACGCGCTGCTCGTCAAGGGCtcgccgctcgccgccgacgccgaagtTCTCGGCAAGCGCGCGTGCCCCGACATCCACGTCTTCGGCGCCCGCGAGACCACGGCCCCGCCCGGCTACGGCACGGCCGGCACTGTCGTCAACCTGATCCTGCAGGCCTACCCtggcgccaccgccgaggccatcaacTACCCTGCCTGCGGCGGCCAGGCGAGCTGTGGCGGCGTGCAGTACGGCGACTCGGCGAGACAGGGCACCGCTGCCGTCGCGACGGCCGTCAACAACTTCTACCAGCAGTGCCCCACGACCCAGCTTGTGCTGGTCGGCTACTCCCAG GGCGCTCAAATCATGGATAACGCCGTCTGCGGCGGCCCCGACAACGGGGCCGGCATCACCACCACAGCCTCGCCCAtctccgccggcgcgctggcccAGATCAAGGCCGTCATCGAGATGGGCTCGCCGCgcttcgtcgccggcctgcccTACGACGTCGGCACCTGCACCGCTCAGGGC TTCGACGCCCGCCCGAGCGGCTACGTCTGCGGCGGCAACCAGGGCTCCAAGATCCAGTCGTACTGCGACTCGACGGACCCGTACTGCTGCACCGGCAACGACGCCAACTCGCACCAGCAGTACGCCAACAAGTACGGCCAGCAGGCGCTGGCCTTCATCGAGAGCAAGCTCGGCTCCAGCTcgtccggcggcagcggcggctcgactggtggcagcggcggctcgaCTGGTggcagctgctcggcgctTTGGGGCCAGTGCGGCGGGCAAGGG TGGACCGGCCCAACCTGCTGCTCTCAGGGCACTTGCAAGGCGCAGAACCAGTGGTACTCGCAGTGCCTGAACTAA